In Fibrobacter sp. UWR2, the following are encoded in one genomic region:
- a CDS encoding SufD family Fe-S cluster assembly protein, producing the protein MDALSRIKQLGMPRRNDELWTFFPIAKIPAPEFPDACTCDEDFSQETDFAALLPIAQNARPMVRDIPDGANEMALIKCNNDFGHTVLNIGKGAKASIEILDNKVLHALDAERFDINVGEGADVEIFFANPANDLPLRFRHFRISQAAKSTVRFSAIERGNGISRVSIDTFLNAEGANFEIRTLNVLSGNAESHHRLHIYHNAPETTSTQLSRNLLDGSSRASYDGSVIVGNGCTKANSSQLVNTILLSEDSSVSVKPVLKIYHDDVECTHGNTVGELDAEQMFYLVSRGIPQETAKKMLISSFAKETFYPLPDSPAKKRLLQNIQ; encoded by the coding sequence ATGGACGCACTCTCCCGCATCAAGCAACTCGGAATGCCCCGTCGTAACGACGAACTGTGGACATTCTTCCCCATAGCAAAGATTCCCGCGCCGGAGTTCCCCGATGCGTGCACCTGCGATGAGGACTTTTCACAAGAAACCGACTTCGCAGCACTTCTCCCGATAGCACAAAACGCACGCCCGATGGTCAGGGATATTCCCGATGGCGCAAACGAGATGGCACTCATCAAGTGCAACAACGACTTCGGGCACACCGTCTTGAACATCGGCAAAGGCGCGAAGGCGAGCATCGAGATTCTCGACAACAAAGTATTGCACGCACTCGACGCCGAACGCTTCGACATCAACGTGGGCGAAGGCGCCGACGTAGAAATATTCTTCGCGAACCCGGCAAACGACCTTCCGCTCCGCTTCCGCCACTTCCGCATCTCGCAGGCAGCGAAATCTACGGTGAGGTTCTCCGCCATCGAACGCGGGAACGGCATTAGCCGCGTAAGCATCGACACCTTCCTGAATGCCGAGGGCGCCAATTTCGAAATCCGCACGCTTAACGTGCTCAGCGGTAACGCCGAAAGCCACCACAGGCTGCATATCTACCACAACGCCCCCGAGACGACAAGCACGCAGCTTTCCAGGAACCTGCTCGACGGCAGTTCCCGCGCCAGCTACGACGGCAGCGTCATCGTGGGTAACGGGTGCACCAAGGCAAACTCCAGCCAGCTCGTGAACACCATCCTTCTTTCCGAAGACAGTTCCGTCTCCGTGAAGCCGGTGCTCAAGATTTACCACGACGACGTGGAATGCACGCACGGCAATACCGTGGGCGAACTCGACGCCGAACAGATGTTCTACCTGGTGAGCCGCGGAATCCCGCAGGAGACCGCAAAGAAGATGCTCATCTCGAGCTTCGCGAAAGAGACCTTCTACCCACTGCCGGATTCCCCCGCCAAAAAGCGCCTGTTGCAAAATATCCAATAA
- the sufC gene encoding Fe-S cluster assembly ATPase SufC, which translates to MLSIKNLKASIEDGTQILKGIDLEVKPGEVHAIMGPNGSGKSTLSKVIMGHPAYHVDGGSVELDGKNLLEMEISERANSGLFISTQYPTEIPGVNNVEFLKMALNSKRAYLGQPEINDDEFKKLIDEKMELLEMDERYRDRGVNDGYSGGEKKRNEILQMAILDPKVSFLDETDSGLDIDALRIVANGINHIMTPEKAVILVTHYQRLLDYIKPTYVHVLRHGKIILSGGPELALKLEEQGYDWIEEK; encoded by the coding sequence ATGTTATCGATAAAGAACCTGAAAGCAAGTATCGAAGACGGGACACAGATCCTCAAGGGAATCGACCTCGAGGTAAAACCCGGCGAAGTCCACGCCATCATGGGCCCGAACGGTTCAGGCAAGAGTACCCTTTCGAAGGTCATCATGGGCCACCCTGCCTATCACGTAGACGGTGGTTCCGTGGAACTCGACGGCAAGAACCTGCTCGAGATGGAAATCAGCGAACGCGCAAACTCCGGGCTGTTCATCAGCACGCAGTACCCGACAGAAATCCCCGGCGTAAACAACGTGGAATTCCTCAAGATGGCGCTCAACAGCAAGCGCGCCTACCTCGGACAGCCCGAAATAAACGACGACGAGTTCAAGAAGCTCATCGACGAAAAGATGGAACTGCTCGAGATGGACGAACGCTACCGCGACCGCGGCGTGAACGACGGCTATTCCGGCGGTGAAAAGAAGCGTAACGAAATCCTCCAGATGGCGATTCTCGACCCGAAGGTGAGTTTCCTGGACGAAACAGACTCCGGCCTCGATATCGACGCGCTCCGCATCGTCGCAAACGGAATCAACCACATCATGACGCCAGAGAAGGCGGTCATCCTCGTGACGCATTACCAGCGCCTGCTGGACTACATCAAGCCCACCTACGTGCACGTGCTCCGTCACGGCAAAATCATCCTGAGCGGCGGGCCGGAACTCGCCCTGAAGCTCGAAGAACAGGGCTACGACTGGATCGAGGAGAAGTAA
- a CDS encoding fibrobacter succinogenes major paralogous domain-containing protein codes for MHLVLALFLAFFFVACSDDDSSFATRPSGGSSSSVCEDCDDGSSSSKKQGDGGSEAAMTSSSSAESSSSSVTLATRCKTESKDNCEYGELVDDRDGQTYKTVKIGGQVWMVENLNYEVDSSFCYNDSVEYCEKYGRLYLWSVAVGKSESECGYRKRCSLPSGIIQGVCPGGWHLPSRAEWETLFNAVDGQSRAGKVLKSMSGWEKSGDGTDAFGFSTLPAGGRFGDKGYGNEGYYANFWSSTEYDSYDAYGMGLGYYYLNADLVGYDKYNWFSVRCIQD; via the coding sequence ATGCATCTTGTACTTGCGCTTTTCTTGGCATTTTTCTTTGTCGCCTGTAGTGACGACGATAGCAGTTTCGCGACGCGGCCTTCGGGCGGGTCGTCGTCGAGCGTGTGCGAGGACTGCGATGACGGGTCTTCGTCCAGTAAAAAGCAGGGAGATGGCGGCTCGGAGGCCGCCATGACGAGCAGCAGTTCGGCAGAGTCTTCGTCGAGTTCGGTCACTTTAGCGACTCGGTGTAAGACAGAAAGTAAAGACAACTGCGAATACGGCGAGTTGGTGGATGACCGTGATGGTCAGACCTACAAAACCGTAAAGATTGGGGGCCAGGTATGGATGGTGGAAAACCTGAATTACGAAGTAGATTCTAGTTTCTGCTACAACGATTCTGTCGAGTATTGTGAGAAGTATGGTCGTCTTTATTTATGGAGCGTGGCAGTAGGCAAGTCGGAGAGCGAATGTGGCTATCGCAAAAGATGTTCATTGCCATCAGGAATCATTCAGGGTGTATGTCCCGGTGGTTGGCATTTGCCTAGTAGGGCCGAATGGGAAACTTTGTTCAACGCAGTCGACGGACAATCGAGGGCAGGCAAGGTGCTTAAGTCCATGTCTGGATGGGAAAAAAGTGGCGACGGCACGGATGCTTTCGGGTTCTCGACGCTCCCTGCTGGCGGCAGGTTCGGCGATAAGGGTTACGGCAACGAGGGCTATTACGCGAACTTTTGGAGTTCTACAGAGTACGATAGCTACGACGCGTACGGCATGGGCTTGGGTTACTACTACCTCAATGCGGACCTGGTCGGCTACGATAAGTACAACTGGTTCTCTGTTCGTTGCATCCAAGACTAA
- the dnaG gene encoding DNA primase, whose product MPFYPEEVIQQLKSQADISLVIQQFLPLKRTGTNRYVGVCPFHDDHSPSMNVNPTAGYYKCFACGAGGDVFKFVQEYEKIDFNGAVEWVANFVGFDLPKFASKENAEVTEERAMVRKLNELACEWFEQQLTLSPKALEYLAKRSVSEKTRKEFHIGYAPDGRENFIAYAAKNGFSPRDCVKAGLATEKQNGGISDKFRDRLMIAIQNQSGVVVAFGGRDLAPKQEGFERPKYMNSPDTALYNKSEILFGLNHSRAAISKENAVIIVEGYFDLISLYQGGVQNVVAASGTALTEFHANILARYAKTAYLVFDGDAAGQKATMRSLEIVLPKGINPRIFALSRPDGTKIDPDNFVNEQGADAFREQLKNAEDWLSYLARKKDLSSIESRASFVTYVKSIVKSIQDSELRNQYVKLISERFNTTRSLEGIQSIKPQRAPKAPAPQPQPSPELAEYGEMPPAPEPERIPWEILPPVEIRFANLLVSNPTLIDRACEYFDVELAASGIQFFESSLIEEFVNTIIAIYSETGYFSPRVLYEQLSPLLKQFMENLPEESWTPPKEIIELYESLMVLTFRLCDRFRKSIALDTPEGVQKRIELNKFMQNMEKLDRQYKDGRLSIDMLADQLIRSKTPLINTLSVTKG is encoded by the coding sequence ATGCCCTTTTACCCGGAAGAAGTCATTCAGCAGCTCAAGTCGCAAGCAGATATTTCGCTTGTGATCCAGCAGTTCTTGCCGCTGAAGCGCACGGGTACAAACCGCTACGTGGGCGTATGCCCCTTCCACGACGACCACTCCCCCTCCATGAATGTGAACCCAACCGCAGGCTACTACAAGTGTTTTGCGTGCGGTGCCGGCGGCGATGTGTTCAAATTCGTACAAGAATACGAAAAAATTGACTTCAACGGTGCGGTGGAATGGGTCGCAAACTTCGTGGGTTTCGACCTGCCGAAATTTGCTTCGAAGGAGAACGCCGAGGTCACCGAAGAACGCGCGATGGTGCGCAAGCTCAATGAACTCGCCTGCGAATGGTTCGAGCAGCAACTCACGCTCAGCCCCAAGGCACTCGAGTACCTCGCCAAGCGGAGCGTCAGCGAGAAGACGCGCAAGGAATTCCACATCGGCTATGCCCCCGACGGGCGCGAAAACTTCATTGCCTACGCCGCGAAGAACGGCTTTTCGCCCCGCGACTGCGTGAAGGCGGGCCTAGCCACCGAAAAGCAGAACGGTGGCATCTCGGACAAGTTCCGCGACCGCCTGATGATTGCCATCCAGAACCAATCCGGCGTAGTAGTCGCCTTCGGCGGGCGCGACCTGGCCCCGAAACAAGAAGGCTTCGAGCGCCCCAAGTACATGAACAGCCCGGACACGGCGCTGTACAACAAGAGCGAAATTCTGTTTGGCCTGAACCACAGCCGCGCCGCCATCTCCAAAGAAAACGCGGTCATCATCGTCGAAGGCTACTTCGACCTCATCAGCCTTTACCAGGGCGGCGTGCAGAACGTGGTCGCGGCATCGGGAACCGCGCTCACCGAATTCCACGCAAATATCCTCGCCCGCTACGCGAAAACCGCCTACCTCGTATTTGACGGTGATGCCGCAGGCCAAAAGGCGACAATGCGCTCGCTGGAAATCGTACTTCCCAAAGGCATCAACCCAAGAATTTTTGCGCTCTCGCGCCCCGACGGCACCAAGATAGACCCCGACAACTTCGTGAACGAGCAGGGTGCCGACGCCTTTCGCGAGCAACTGAAAAATGCCGAAGACTGGCTCAGCTATCTCGCCCGCAAAAAAGATCTAAGCAGTATCGAATCGCGAGCCTCGTTTGTCACCTACGTCAAGTCCATCGTCAAGAGCATCCAGGACAGCGAACTGCGCAACCAGTATGTGAAGCTCATCTCGGAACGTTTCAACACCACCCGCTCGCTGGAAGGCATACAGAGCATCAAGCCGCAGAGGGCGCCCAAGGCTCCCGCGCCCCAACCGCAGCCAAGCCCAGAACTTGCGGAATACGGTGAAATGCCGCCGGCCCCCGAGCCCGAGCGCATCCCGTGGGAAATCCTCCCGCCGGTCGAAATCCGCTTCGCGAACCTGCTCGTGAGCAACCCCACCCTGATAGACCGCGCCTGCGAATATTTCGACGTAGAACTTGCCGCCAGCGGGATACAGTTCTTCGAATCCTCCCTCATCGAGGAATTCGTGAACACGATTATCGCAATCTACAGCGAAACGGGATACTTCTCCCCGAGAGTCCTGTACGAGCAGCTATCTCCACTACTCAAGCAGTTCATGGAGAACCTGCCCGAAGAATCGTGGACGCCCCCGAAAGAAATCATTGAGCTCTACGAAAGCCTCATGGTGCTCACCTTCAGGCTGTGCGACCGTTTTCGCAAAAGCATCGCGCTCGACACGCCAGAGGGAGTGCAGAAGCGAATCGAGCTCAACAAGTTCATGCAGAACATGGAAAAACTCGACAGGCAGTACAAGGATGGCAGGCTTTCCATCGACATGCTCGCCGACCAGCTCATCAGAAGCAAGACACCTTTAATCAATACCCTCTCCGTCACGAAAGGATAA
- a CDS encoding CidA/LrgA family protein: protein MRIPVQLAIIFAICLAGEFLNRIVGIPLPGNIIGMVLLLILLCLKIVKLEHISTVSTVFLKYLPLFFLPPSIAIMAVGEDILSRWPLLLAMCIAFTVVTMAMTGISTQFLIRLQERHEGQKANAGIDGAGGATPSEKGGKE, encoded by the coding sequence ATGAGGATCCCTGTACAGCTAGCCATCATCTTTGCCATCTGCCTTGCGGGCGAATTCCTGAACCGCATCGTAGGCATTCCCCTCCCGGGGAACATCATCGGCATGGTGCTGCTGCTTATCCTCCTGTGCCTTAAAATCGTCAAATTGGAGCATATTTCGACCGTTTCCACCGTATTCCTGAAGTACCTTCCCCTGTTCTTCTTGCCCCCGAGCATCGCCATCATGGCCGTAGGCGAAGACATCCTGAGCCGCTGGCCCCTATTGCTGGCCATGTGCATCGCTTTTACCGTCGTTACGATGGCCATGACGGGCATTTCCACGCAGTTCCTGATACGCCTGCAGGAGCGGCACGAAGGCCAAAAGGCTAACGCAGGCATAGACGGCGCCGGCGGGGCAACCCCTAGCGAAAAAGGGGGCAAGGAATGA
- a CDS encoding SulP family inorganic anion transporter, translating to MTNIHAKESFKNFLSGVKATVTPESVRALRRGYTKKNFVSDLMSGVIVGILALPLAIAFAIASGVGPEQGLYTAIIAGFAISLLGGSRFQIGGPTGAFIVIVYGIVSQYGYDGLASATLLAGILLIIFGLAKFGAIIKFIPFPVTVGFTAGIAIIIALGQVPNFFGLRFLAKDPADAIGKIKLYATSFDTVNIYAVIVGLVALAVCILWPKITTKVPGSLIAIIVATVMVKVLGWDDPITGHGVVTIGMKNHIPTGFPTPHLPNISLEMMQKVFQPALTIAILGAIESLLSAVVADGMTSTKHRSNTELFGQGVANILSPIFGGIPATGAIARTATNIRNGAVSPVSGLEHAVVLLLIMLVLGKYAEMIPMAALAAVLFQVAFNMCGYRSFIKMFKAPKSDVIVMLVAFFLTVIIDLTVAIEVGVLLAAVLFIKRMSDVSEMETVTEALKEDDEEAAHNDLSRQVPKGVVVYELAGSLFFGAVDKFKDTMARISDKPKILILRMRSVSSIDAAGIQMIEDLLSRCKREGTQLLLSGVHAQPVVALTRAGVLKQLGEENALGNIDAALNRARELLGLPVVDASHEVQPAPTVSWEKSLDKPWMPEESNAAIAEETPEVIAEKMMDEPIVKIEEK from the coding sequence ATGACCAACATTCACGCCAAGGAATCCTTCAAGAACTTCCTTTCGGGTGTCAAGGCAACCGTCACCCCGGAGTCCGTGAGGGCTCTTCGCAGGGGCTACACCAAGAAAAACTTCGTGAGCGACCTCATGTCGGGTGTCATCGTTGGCATTTTGGCGCTTCCGCTCGCCATCGCGTTCGCCATCGCCTCCGGCGTCGGCCCTGAACAGGGTCTCTACACGGCGATTATCGCGGGTTTTGCGATTTCCCTGCTGGGCGGCTCCCGCTTCCAGATTGGCGGCCCCACGGGTGCCTTCATCGTGATTGTCTACGGCATCGTGAGCCAGTACGGCTACGACGGCCTGGCATCTGCGACGCTCCTTGCGGGCATATTGCTCATTATTTTCGGGCTTGCGAAGTTCGGCGCCATCATCAAGTTCATCCCGTTCCCCGTGACGGTGGGCTTTACTGCCGGTATCGCCATCATTATCGCGCTTGGCCAGGTCCCGAACTTCTTCGGGCTGCGCTTTTTGGCCAAGGACCCTGCCGACGCCATCGGCAAGATCAAGCTCTATGCGACTTCCTTTGACACTGTTAATATATATGCCGTCATCGTTGGCCTCGTGGCGCTAGCCGTATGCATCCTGTGGCCCAAGATTACCACGAAGGTGCCCGGCTCCCTGATTGCGATTATCGTTGCTACCGTGATGGTGAAGGTCCTCGGCTGGGACGACCCGATTACGGGCCACGGTGTGGTGACCATCGGCATGAAGAACCACATTCCGACCGGTTTCCCGACTCCGCACCTGCCTAACATTAGCCTCGAGATGATGCAGAAGGTGTTCCAGCCGGCACTCACGATTGCCATTCTCGGTGCCATCGAATCCCTGCTTTCGGCAGTTGTGGCCGACGGTATGACCAGTACCAAGCACCGCTCCAATACCGAACTCTTTGGCCAGGGCGTGGCGAACATCCTTTCCCCGATTTTTGGCGGTATCCCGGCTACGGGTGCGATTGCCCGTACGGCGACCAACATCCGTAACGGTGCGGTGAGCCCGGTTTCGGGCCTGGAGCATGCGGTTGTCCTTCTCCTTATCATGCTCGTGCTCGGCAAGTATGCCGAAATGATCCCGATGGCGGCCCTCGCTGCAGTGCTTTTCCAGGTGGCGTTCAACATGTGCGGCTACCGCAGCTTTATCAAGATGTTCAAGGCCCCCAAGAGCGACGTCATCGTGATGCTCGTGGCCTTCTTCCTCACGGTGATTATCGACCTTACGGTCGCCATCGAAGTGGGCGTTTTGCTGGCCGCGGTGCTCTTCATCAAGCGCATGAGCGACGTTTCCGAGATGGAAACGGTGACCGAAGCCCTCAAGGAAGACGACGAGGAAGCCGCCCACAACGACTTGAGCCGCCAGGTGCCGAAGGGCGTGGTGGTCTACGAACTCGCCGGTTCCCTGTTCTTCGGTGCGGTCGACAAGTTCAAGGACACGATGGCGCGCATTTCCGACAAGCCGAAGATCCTCATCTTGCGTATGCGTAGTGTCTCGAGCATCGATGCCGCCGGTATCCAGATGATTGAAGATTTGCTTAGCCGTTGCAAGCGCGAAGGGACGCAACTCCTGCTCAGTGGCGTGCATGCCCAGCCGGTGGTTGCGCTTACTCGTGCCGGTGTCTTGAAGCAGCTTGGCGAAGAGAATGCTCTCGGTAACATTGATGCAGCACTCAACCGTGCCCGCGAACTGCTTGGCCTGCCTGTTGTCGATGCTTCTCACGAAGTGCAGCCGGCGCCTACGGTTTCCTGGGAAAAGAGCCTCGACAAGCCCTGGATGCCTGAGGAATCTAACGCGGCTATTGCCGAAGAGACTCCCGAAGTCATCGCCGAAAAGATGATGGACGAACCCATCGTCAAGATCGAAGAGAAATAA
- a CDS encoding LrgB family protein — translation MSVLIDTPLFGILLTLVAFEIGVLVSRKWKYAILNPILIANVLIVGFLLATGISLESYNIGGNYISLFLSPATVILAVPLYKQISKLKSYWKPILAGIAIGSLTSIACVIFFCKLLGLSGILMLSLLPKSITIPMGSVVSAQIGGIPSVTIIAITVTGITGAVTAPIVCKFFRIKNSVAQGVAIGTASHALGTTKAMEMGEVQGAMSGLSIGLAGLFTAIVAPVIISLL, via the coding sequence ATGAGCGTCCTCATCGACACCCCCCTGTTCGGCATCCTCCTCACGCTCGTCGCCTTCGAAATCGGCGTCCTCGTGAGCAGAAAGTGGAAATACGCCATCCTGAATCCCATCCTCATCGCGAACGTGCTCATCGTGGGGTTCCTGCTTGCAACCGGAATAAGCCTCGAAAGCTACAATATCGGCGGAAACTACATTTCGCTCTTTCTCTCCCCCGCCACCGTCATTCTCGCAGTCCCGCTCTACAAGCAGATCTCGAAGCTGAAAAGTTACTGGAAGCCGATCCTGGCGGGCATCGCCATAGGAAGCCTCACATCCATCGCGTGCGTCATATTCTTCTGCAAACTACTCGGGCTAAGCGGCATACTCATGCTCTCTCTGCTGCCCAAGTCCATCACCATCCCCATGGGCTCCGTGGTTTCCGCACAGATTGGAGGCATCCCTTCGGTGACCATCATCGCCATCACGGTCACGGGAATCACCGGGGCCGTCACGGCACCCATCGTATGCAAGTTTTTCCGCATCAAGAACAGTGTTGCCCAAGGAGTAGCCATCGGTACCGCAAGCCATGCGCTCGGGACAACCAAGGCCATGGAAATGGGCGAAGTGCAGGGGGCGATGAGCGGCCTTTCCATCGGGCTTGCAGGGCTATTCACGGCCATCGTCGCACCGGTAATCATCTCGCTGCTATAG